From Thamnophis elegans isolate rThaEle1 chromosome 12, rThaEle1.pri, whole genome shotgun sequence, one genomic window encodes:
- the TENT5B gene encoding terminal nucleotidyltransferase 5B produces the protein MRATGTGTAGTATASSGKAPPTTPADGDGRFSVLSWEQVQRLDHILEEAVPIHGRGNFPTLSVRPRRIVQVVRSRLEKQGITVHNVRLNGSAASHVLHQDSGLGYKDLDLIFGVDLKSEDIFQLVKDVVMDCLLDFLPEGVNKDKITPMTLKEAYVQKLVKVCNETDRWSLISLSNNSGKNVELKFVDSLRRQFEFSVDSFQIILDSLLLFGECSENPMSANFHPTVTGESMYGDFEEAIDHLRNRIIATRNPEEIRGGGLLKYCNLLVRGFQAKSEVDMKALQRYMCSRFFIDFPDIGEQQRKLESYLQSHFVGMESKRYDCLMTLHRVVNESTVCLMGHERRQTLNLIAMLALRVLAERNIIPTVTNVTCYYQPAPYMGEINVNYYVTHMQPLLPCSHSYPTWLPCS, from the exons ATGCGCGCCACGGGGACCGGGACGGCTGGCACGGCCACCGCCAGCTCGGGGAAAGCGCCGCCGACCACGCCGGCTGACGGGGACGGGCGCTTCAGCGTCCTCAGCTGGGAGCAGGTGCAGCGGCTGGACCACATCCTGGAAGAAGCCGTCCCCATCCACGGCCGCGGCAACTTCCCCACCTTGTCGGTGCGGCCCCGCAGAATCGTGCAG GTGGTTCGTAGTCGTCTAGAAAAGCAGGGCATCACTGTCCACAATGTGAGGTTGAATGGCTCAGCAGCTAGCCACGTGTTGCACCAGGACAGCGGTCTGGGGTATAAAGATCTGGATCTCATTTTTGGTGTTGATCTGAAAAGCGAGGATATTTTCCAGCTGGTAAAAGATGTAGTGATGGATTGTCTCCTGGATTTCCTCCCAGAAGGGGTAAACAAAGATAAGATCACTCCCATGACTCTGAAAGAGGCCTATGTGCAGAAGTTGGTGAAAGTGTGCAATGAAACTGACCGCTGGAGCCTTATATCACTGTCAAACAACAGTGGGAAGAATGTGGAACTCAAATTTGTAGACTCTCTCCGGCGGCAGTTCGAATTCAGCGTTGATTCTTTCCAGATCATATTAGACTCACTATTGCTCTTTGGAGAGTGCTCAGAGAATCCAATGTCTGCAAACTTCCACCCTACTGTCACTGGGGAGAGTATGTATGGGGACTTTGAGGAGGCGATTGATCACCTGAGGAACCGAATTATAGCTACTAGGAATCCAGAGGAAATCAGAGGAGGTGGGCTTCTGAAGTACTGCAACCTCCTGGTGAGGGGATTTCAAGCAAAATCAGAAGTTGACATGAAAGCCTTGCAGAGGTACATGTGTTCAAGGTTTTTTATAGACTTTCCTGACATCGGGGAACAGCAACGAAAGCTGGAGTCTTACCTCCAAAGCCACTTTGTAGGAATGGAAAGCAAAAGGTACGATTGCCTGATGACTTTACACAGAGTGGTAAATGAGAGTACGGTGTGCCTGATGGGACATGAAAGACGACAGACGCTGAACCTCATTGCCATGTTGGCCCTCCGGGTCCTGGCTGAGCGGAACATAATTCCAACTGTCACAAATGTGACTTGTTATTATCAGCCAGCACCATACATGGGGGAAATAAACGTCAACTATTACGTAACCCACATGCAACCTCTTCTGCCTTGCAGTCACTCCTACCCAACGTGGCTCCCTTGCAGCTGA